A window from Terriglobales bacterium encodes these proteins:
- a CDS encoding response regulator, translating to MKRRILLVDDELAILLTLKAILEINGFEVDTAASGKEAIARLPQNTYQMIITDMRMETETAGYDVIREAKKQDYDPAVAILTAFPLLGSDWKEEGADSMLVKPMNTNDLLRQIEALLVNHEDRRHERQGSATLKKKSANRAPQDKTAIARHS from the coding sequence ATGAAACGTCGCATCCTGCTGGTTGATGACGAACTCGCTATTCTTCTCACGCTGAAAGCTATCCTCGAAATCAACGGATTTGAAGTGGATACGGCCGCGTCCGGCAAGGAAGCTATAGCCCGGCTTCCTCAGAATACTTACCAAATGATTATCACTGACATGCGGATGGAGACCGAAACCGCCGGCTACGACGTGATCCGCGAGGCTAAGAAGCAAGATTACGATCCGGCAGTTGCCATCCTTACTGCCTTCCCGCTCCTGGGTAGCGATTGGAAGGAAGAGGGCGCCGACTCCATGTTAGTTAAGCCTATGAATACTAACGACCTACTACGCCAGATCGAAGCGCTCCTTGTGAATCACGAGGACAGGCGTCACGAGCGTCAGGGTTCGGCAACTCTTAAAAAAAAATCAGCTAATCGCGCCCCGCAGGACAAAACTGCCATTGCCAGGCACTCCTAA
- the rpsU gene encoding 30S ribosomal protein S21, which translates to MQEGEPLENALRRFKRKVQTEDIIKEVKRHSFYLKPGEKKRVKQALARKRNRKKVRKEQD; encoded by the coding sequence GTGCAAGAGGGTGAACCGTTGGAAAATGCCCTCCGCCGCTTCAAGCGTAAGGTTCAGACCGAAGACATCATTAAGGAAGTAAAGCGGCATTCTTTCTACCTGAAACCGGGTGAGAAGAAGCGCGTGAAACAGGCGCTGGCTCGCAAGCGGAATCGGAAGAAGGTTCGCAAAGAACAGGACTAG
- a CDS encoding zinc-ribbon domain containing protein: protein MEFQDRLLKCIDCGSEFLFTAGEQLFFHDKQFKNEPKRCKPCKTKRAAAVGAPPANSYQKVETRTTCSHCGKETTVPFKPTQGRPVFCRECFQQRRTVSASA, encoded by the coding sequence ATGGAATTCCAGGACAGGCTGCTGAAGTGCATAGACTGCGGCTCTGAGTTTCTCTTTACGGCTGGCGAACAGCTCTTCTTCCACGACAAACAATTCAAGAACGAACCGAAACGCTGCAAGCCCTGCAAGACAAAACGCGCTGCGGCGGTTGGCGCGCCTCCGGCAAACAGTTATCAGAAAGTGGAAACCCGCACGACCTGCTCACATTGCGGCAAGGAGACCACTGTGCCGTTCAAGCCGACACAGGGACGTCCGGTATTTTGCCGTGAATGCTTCCAGCAGCGCCGCACGGTCAGCGCCAGCGCTTAA